In the genome of Caloenas nicobarica isolate bCalNic1 chromosome 37, bCalNic1.hap1, whole genome shotgun sequence, one region contains:
- the LOC136001140 gene encoding olfactory receptor 14A16-like, whose translation MALVFPREVSSEPSLSFPPCTGPHAHRQQMSNSSSITQFLLLAFTDTRELQLLHFWLFLGIYLAALLGNGLIITTIACDQHLHTPMYFFLLNLALLDLGSISSIVPKSMANSLWDTRVISYLGCAAQLFSFAFLIVAEYSMLTIMSYDRYVAICKPLHYGTLLGSRACVHMAAAAWATGFLVALLHTANTFSLPLCKGNAVDQFFCEIPQILKLSCSDSSVRELGLIVVSACLVFMCFVFIVLSYVQIFRAVLRIPSEQGRHKAFSMCLPHLAVVSLYVTTALFSYLKPPSISSPSLDLVVSVLYSVVPPAVNPLIYSMRNQELKDAMWKLIS comes from the coding sequence atggctttggtttttcccagagaagtctcatctgaaccgtcactgtcttttcctccttgcacaggtcctcatgcccacaggcagcaaatgtccaacagcagctccatcacccagttcctcctcctggcgttcacagacacacgggagctgcagctcttgcacttctggctcttcctgggcatctacctggctgccctcctgggcaacggcctcatcatcaccaccatagcctgtgaccagcacctccacacccccatgtacttcttcctgctcaacctcgccctcctcgacctgggctccatctccagcattgtccccaaatccatggcaaattctttatgggaCACCAGGGTCATCTCATActtgggatgtgctgcacagctcttttcgtTTGCCTTCTTGATAGTAGCAGAGTATTCtatgctcaccatcatgtcgtacgaccgctacgttgccatctgcaaacccctgcactacgggaccctcctgggcagcagagcttgtgtccacatggcagcagctgcctgggccactgggtttcttgttgctctgctgcacacggccaatacattttcactgccactctgcaagggcaatgctgtggaccagttcttctgtgaaatcccccagatcctcaagctctcctgctcagacagctccgtcagggaacttgggcttattgtggttagtgcctgtttagtttttatgtgttttgtgttcattgtgctctcctacgtgcagatcttcagggctgtgctgaggatcccctctgagcagggacggcacaaagccttttccatgtgcctccctcacctggccgtggtctccctctaTGTCACCACTGCCttgttttcctacctgaagcccccctccatctcctccccttccctggaCCTagtggtgtctgttctgtactcagtggttcctccagcagtgaaccccctcatctacagcatgaggaaccaggagctcaaggatgccatgtggaaactcatatcttag